The Bicyclus anynana chromosome 4, ilBicAnyn1.1, whole genome shotgun sequence DNA window TCTACTTGTTGGCACTAAcctataaatatgtaatatactTACGCGCACAgtattaaagtaattataaatcgaataaaattagaaaatatttataagtaaataGGTTAAGTTAGTTATTCATATTTCccaaaaatacctatttaatgTTGTATCAACGTCTATGATTTTGGCACATTGTGATGAGTATCCATTGCCCTCACCTTTAGGGGTTTATCAGGTCCGTTTTCTGGTGTCTGGTGGTTCTGGTGGTGCAGGTGCCGCGGCCCTTCAAGCTCATGGGAACCTTTGACCCAGGCTACCAAATAAGCCGTAATTATAAGCTCGTTTTACTCGCACTTGATCTTCCTAGAAAACCTAACCAGCTTAGGTAGACCTCGATACTGTTTTTGCACCAGGCCCTTTTGATACAATATAAAAGACTGCCACTGTATTGCAGTTTAAAGTGACCAGCAGATATTGGGCCGATAATCGCACAAACGACGCTGTCGgtagtacattttttattaatcagTTCAGCTCAAACGATGATTTAGAAAAGTAGAGCTAAAATTGTAGGAATCAAAATCGTATATTTCACTCAAATGCATTATATTTGTGATAAGGGTTGCCATGAGTGTATATTCGAAATACGTACCTtgttaatagttatttttttaatgcatgtAAAAATGAAACAGTGTCTTTAAGCCGAGTCAAATGGCAAAAATCTAAACCCATCATAGGTTCAAAAATTATTACACACTTATAACAATCCTAATGTGACCAACGCTGTGATTGCACTCTTGACTGATTAAAGAgaagatttttatttcattgaaattcaATATTAAACGATCAAATTATAGTAGGTACGTATATGTAGTAACAAATATCATAATAGGTAATCAAATTGTTATTCGTAGATAATTATGGGTGCCCGACCGTATTCCCGAATTCCCGACTAAACTATCTGATCTGTCCAGCTATTCAGTTTTACCTGGCTACCCTATTGTTTTAAATGTTGATTATAATGCCCCAAGTACTCGTAactatatatatttctaattttgTACATAACTAAagataatataagtaagtaggaagtaaaaaaatgagattttcaataatttaacaGCAGGTAGTAAATAAGTAAGTCACTGAAAATTGAAGTCATAGAAAACTAGCAGTACCTAGTTAAACCTACTCATAAGCTAAGTAATAGATTTTCAAACTATTCACCATCACAAGACCACATTTCGAATATCAATAACTTCAAGTCTGGAATTAAGTCTTTGTAGTAGGACCCATTCCTACTTTCCTTAAAGGATATATTGTTCTTTAACAATAAagataatattctttaaaaaaccaGACCAGACCAGCGAATGATAGAAGACAGGACACAATATTGAACCCAAACTTATTCGCTCCCATAAATCGGAAACTTATCATGAtcaaaaattgatttttgtttgAGTGATGTGACAAtgataacaaaaattagctgTAAAAACACCTGCAaactaatataaaaactaataaaataaattatataagatATTAGTTGTGTgataagtttaaataataagtttCTGGACGTTGTCGTTCGATTGAAATTCTTACTTATGTAATCATTAATTAATGGAGAGACAATTTACCTAAATATGTCCAGTCCACCCCTGACGGTGAAAACGATACCCTACTGGAATGACTTCGAACAACGTCCAGAAATTTATAGCATTAaggagatttttaaaaaattaaaaatatttttgttaaatactacaAGATACATTGAACAaagttaaagatatttttaagacccattaatttaaaatatataaatacataaaatgtattattctatttatagttgcattatttttttaatatccaaaaattataatatagggAAATGGAAACACCGGTAACGAACTAAAacagaacattttttaaatactaattacAATAAGagttttatgaattttaaaaaagcgttaCAAAATGCTCAaaccaaattttattttatttaacttgtataatgttttaaagatttgaatattttatttttatacaggaAGATTAATGTAAAAGTACATAATACTAAGTAGACATATCGATTACCTagcataaaatttatattacctaTTATGTAAAGTAGATAATAAGTTCAGATATAACAATCGAAATATGTATATCGAAACTTTTTTCGTGTACTTTTTCATAGCTAGGTCCTAAACCTTAAGGTAACACATGCGCGACATGAAATGTACCTACCAACGACTCTCATCTCTAAATGAACTGTCTTTAAATACTAATACCTATAGCTTCGTaactcccgatgatccgcgggggccgggagagGGATAGCGATGCCCTGCGCGCACGTTTTCATACCCGTGCAGGCGCggtccttcccctcccgtcgccaGCATAACATGGGAGTGCCGAGTTTCAGCAACTAACTTGCCAGTTTCAGTTGAACTTGTTATGTTGAGCCTTAATtgcagtggcgtaactataggGTGACAGCGCAAAATGCCATGCCCAGGATCTAAAGGGGCCCCCGACTCTAGGGGACTGTGAGCTCAAGTATActaacctatataaaaaaaataatgattatttttcttAGGCCCAATTCAAGAAACCACAGGCCTCTGATATTTACGGCACTGTTAATAAAAATCTAAGGGTGCCCACTCGCAATCAATATAATATGATCTATATTATTCACTGTATATGTATCTACCTATAGAATAATGTTGCCCAAAAATAATACTGTCACGATTGTAGGCCATTTTACCCTacatattgtcaatattattgacTCCACCCAACGAAACGTCACGCAGACCATGTTGTCtattgtatacctacttacctacaaaCATGTGACTATGCAATTTTCCTATGAATTAATGCTATTGTCGCGCGTTGTttcaatttaacttttttaatctaGTCAAATTCGAGGAAGAACATGCAAGACATAAAAGTGATGTAAAATAGATTATTCtaaatgttaatgatgaaatcattaatgacatttttattaaaataatataaaaaaatgccaTCCAAccatatgattattattttataggtttaaatgtttaaactatttGCGATGCAAGAGAATTGAAATATTATAGCGATATATTCTTCAGTGTAAATAAATCAAAGTAGCGCTAGTGgttttaaagttataaataaagcacacaagtatattatattgtacaatgttgaatgttaaaaaaaacatatattgtAAGTTATGTCATAgaaatacctatatataaatatactatagtaTATATACTATTTACCAATGATGGAACCAAACTGATATTCACTAGAACCAAGCGTCATATTGAGGTATATATGATAAATACCTCatgattttatcattatttgttGCCCATTACATACGTCGTCTATAGATATCTAGATATACCTATTACTTACgttaaagagaaaataaatatacaaatgaaATAAGTATATCGatttttcatcaaaattttcatgtttaGAAAAAAGTAATATACCTACTTCGACTCCTTAGATGTAATCTATCGATCTAGAATAAATACCTATTTCAATAATTCTGTATGAGATAAATGATATTACTTGTAATGGCATTAGAATTTCCTATATTTAAGAATAAATGAAGGCCTATGACATACCcataaactataataattgACGTAATTTTAACCTATTACACACTTATTAgtggttttaataataataattaaattataatatgttgtaggttgatataaaatatgaataatgtTGTACAATATTCAAGAAAAACATGTAATGATAATCGTTATtgtaattcattttatttgtttatttgtagtgTTAACAgcgaaataattatatttaatgtgaAAAACATTATTACCAAAATATTATTGTCAGTGTGTTAATGATATTATTAACTGTTTAGAAACagatagtataataatatattgataactatatgtgtatgtaataaGGTTTAACTCTGTTATTTGCtgtaaagtttaaataaatgtctgttcaatattaaatgtcttttattaatttattatcaaaacaCACAACACTTAAAAGTCAACAAAATATGGATATCGTTATAAATTACaatgtaactaaatatataatatacacaaaaattattgtcaattcttatcaaatgaaaaatactataaGGTGCTATAGTATGTCTTTAATCTTTACAAAATCATCCTACTCTAAAAATTACATATTCAGAATTTATATATCATgtatcaatattaaataataatttatatgtcaaaattaaataataaaaaaaacttaacattGTTAACTTAACAAGTCAAACAagtttctaaatatttaaacCCTACAAgcttataaataacataaaatataaatgaactatattttctaaaacaccttttaactatttttgagaatttaaaagtttatataaaaaaaaatagttattataaaagtttGGTTTGTCTTTTTAACGCTGTTATGTCTAAAAATTTGGGTATATCCATATTTGGCTGATCTGATTGCATATTTGTAgctgaaacaaacaaaaataaaataatttccatcaaaaatattgcattgCACATATGCACCAAAGTTATAGTCCAGTCTGAAGTTGCAAAACGCTTATATGGTAACATTATATGCCTTCTGTTCAGAGCAGACTTCAAGTTTGAGACATACTATAGCATATTGACTTGAAAGGGTTAAACTTTACTTACACATATCCCATAAGCATAATTTTAACTTGATGGTGGCAACCACCTAGCCAGACCcaaattataagtaggtacataacaaatttttaaaacatgttcTGCTTCAAATCAAACCTAGGTCCTACCAATTCTAAAGCATGTGTCAGAGTTGTAAAATCAACAATAATCAATCAAATTTATACTATAgtaatataaagaggtagtttgtggtgttgtaggaggtaatatctgaacggattttgaattcttttactactagaaagccacattatttgtgagtgtcataggttacattttattcccgtattctcacgggaacggcaactatgcgggtgaaaccgcggggctagtatatatatatatatatatataaaagtggAAGTCACTAATGAAATCTCGAAAGCCGCTTGACCTACAAGTTGAAATAAGTCAGGTTTTTTGTTATCCTTTACgagttatcccttgactgcaatctcacctgatggtaagtgatgatgcaatctaatatggaagagggttaacttgtaagaCGTAAGATCCACTCCCATTTCAGTTTATAcacataccggaacgctaaatcgcttggcggtacgtcttcagTAATCAGtagttatagttagtagacatccaCTAAGAACTAATGCTACGATAGTTAGTAAGTAAGTctaagtcacgggcgtccgctagtgtaaaaataaatgcatACCTCTTAGTATCCTGTGTTTCTCCATATAGTTTCTTGTAGCTAGAGACATGTCAGGCATAGTGCCAGGTCTGGGTGACGGGCTGTTTGATGTGGAGGCGCCGTTCGCTAAGTACTTAGCCGCGAGCTGCTTCATTTTAAGACTAGTGTCTGTGCTGGGACACAAAACTTGCTGAATCTGTGGCTTCTGGAGACCTAGTGGGTCATCTCCAAATGTTACCCTGAAATATTGATTGacgtttttttagtatttttttgtctatacaagttagccagtctaagatggaagcgggctaacttgttaggaagaggatgaaaatccacacccctttcggtttctacacggcatcgtaccggaacgctaaatcgcttggcagtatgtctttgccggtagggtggtaactagccacgaccgaagcctcttaccagccagacctggacaaattaagaaaatctcaatttgcccagccgggaattgaacccaggacctccgttttgtaaatccaccgcgcataccactgcgccacggaggccgtcaagaagTTTTGGTATTCAGAGATTTAAATTACTACTAACAAGTtatcaccaaaaaaaaaacactaatgaatttatatttttctatatatttactGTGTATGAAAGTTTTGGTTCCATAATATGTATCACTATATAATAGATTTTTTGACtcaggatttttcaaaattcacgCCCAAAGCAGTTacaaactattaaataaaataagagatGCTTGCTTATTACCTTTTAGCCACACTGACATTGGCTTTATCAATTTGCATCTGGATACACTTTTGTTTTACATTTCTATACATTGCGCTAGCCGAGGAAGGCATATCAGATTCCTGTAACATACCGTTTACATGTGTCTGCAAAGAAATTATACATTGTATTGGTTGCAATCACTCTGGATAGTAAGCAAAGATGCAGGTGACTAATATTAAgtctaattaatttaaaatggtgTTTGtacatatcatcattaacagccttcAATGGCCATTACTACTAtagcaagtttgttgatgacactcccatgctatgcgggcgacgggggggaaggATTGTGCGGGTGTAAGGTTGTGCGAGCGGGGCAttgctacccccctcccggaccatcgggagtgttactaACGAATTTTCCAAGCTATACAGCACCAGGTCACCCTCCTTGATTAATTTAATGGGCCATTacaaggccaggcctccctccttataggagggGATAGGAATACTTTAAAGAGTTACATACATTCATAGTTgtcttgaaattaaatttttatatgctCTACTCTACCTAATATAGGCTAAATTGTTTCAGTCTGaaattatataatgtttttattttttagttattcaatttaaatgaatctgtattttgaataaaaatagtaCAGCAATAAAGTCTACCTACcataactttattataatatgtccATCCTGCATTGTCATCACTGCTTGCATCAGaactgaaattataaaaatgtaatcaaTCATTTTGCAAGTAAATTGCAAACAAATATGTTTTCGGTAAGCCTAGGATGTGTGCCACAATTATCTTGTGAGGAGAAAAAGGTATTGTAGGCCACTAGCAATAGTCCTATCTCAATAAAAGAGAGATTTTCGATTGTGCTGCTTGTGGttgacaaatatttatatttctcttCTGAGTTATGTTATGATGCTACAAGAgtacataaatgaaaaaaaaataatatccattactctaaaaaaaaaattttgaatagaaAATTACTTTTAGACACTTGTCACTGATTTACAAAAtctacaggtttttttttaatttaaaagaattactCACTCGCTGTAATCCCTAATATCTAGATAAAGACTTTGCTCAGGTGAAATATTTGGTGTTATTGCATTGTCAACTTGAACATTATATAAGCTCATCTCATTCAGAGTCTTGTCATCCACATAATCATTTTTTGTCACATTGCCTTTACCATCTGAAGGGTTACTTTTGCTTGGCTGATGTGAATCAACTTGATTCATGCCAGGGGTCAAGCCATCAAGGAAGTTTAAATTCGCTGGTTGTGTTGATACAACCTCTTTGATGCTAATTTGTGATCTATTACATTGTATTTGGGCTTCATTTTGTTTGAtgaattctttattaattatagtcGAAGTTCGTACCACTTCAAAACTTGTCATAACACCAATTGATATTTTCTTCTCTACATTGCCAGCTTCGAGAGCAACTTGTTCAGTCATATAATTCTCCACCGGAGGATTTATATTGTGTCCATTATTAGCGTTGGATGATATAAATTTGTCAACTTTCTCTTGTAGTAATTGCAATTGTTCATTTTgcaatttgattattttaaacaaatcagCTACAGTGGGTTCTTTTTTGTCTAAAGTGATGTTCATTGGCTTCTCCACATCTAAGCATTCTGGTTTGTTATTTTGTTCATATCTTTTGATAGCCCAGGTCTTTTTGTCTACTGCATTATGAGGTGCAGTAGGTGCAATATTGCAATTGCAGTTTGGAGCAAGTGGCCTAATCTGTGGGATATTGCAAGAGCAATGTGGGTAGTTTTGAGGCAACATTGTTATACAATGACACATATTATAGCCATTTCTCTTTAAGTTTTGATTACTCACTATCGCCACTTGTGGCTGTTCAACTTGCTGGCGGTCACAAACTTTAATGCAATGATGACATCTACATGGGCTATTATCTGTTTCATTAGAAGAGTTACCAGAGTGCCTGCTAGCTACATTATTCTGAGGCAAGGATGACTGTCCCAACATTACAATTTGTGATTTCTTTAACAAAGgattattttctttatctaACTGTAGTTTGTTTATGTTACTGCTTGTTTTGTATCCATTTAAATTATCTCTTCTTAAGAAAAAATCGTCATTCTTTTTGAGGATGTTAGGTGGAGTTGGCATATTTTTGTTTTCCATGGAAGGTAAAACATTAGATGTGGTTTCTGACAATGGATTCTTTTGTGCATTACTGTACATAGGTTGTGTATTAGATGTATAGTGTGGTTTTAATGTTGACGGTGCCATGCGAGAGCTAAGCGCAGAATCAAGCATACTCAGATCAAGTTCATTAGAAGGTGCCCATCTATGTTCTAACTCAGCAGCACTAGACAGGCTCGTTCTGGCAACTATTGGATATGGTGAAGAATTTCCACATTCGAATCTTTGTACAGGGTCGTTTGTGTATGGTACCATACGATAATCCAGATATTCCACATGAGGTGC harbors:
- the LOC112050415 gene encoding uncharacterized protein LOC112050415 isoform X1, which translates into the protein MKKVRFESPVKRILPAMHESECHSPRPFIHKQVKSAPHVEYLDYRMVPYTNDPVQRFECGNSSPYPIVARTSLSSAAELEHRWAPSNELDLSMLDSALSSRMAPSTLKPHYTSNTQPMYSNAQKNPLSETTSNVLPSMENKNMPTPPNILKKNDDFFLRRDNLNGYKTSSNINKLQLDKENNPLLKKSQIVMLGQSSLPQNNVASRHSGNSSNETDNSPCRCHHCIKVCDRQQVEQPQVAIVSNQNLKRNGYNMCHCITMLPQNYPHCSCNIPQIRPLAPNCNCNIAPTAPHNAVDKKTWAIKRYEQNNKPECLDVEKPMNITLDKKEPTVADLFKIIKLQNEQLQLLQEKVDKFISSNANNGHNINPPVENYMTEQVALEAGNVEKKISIGVMTSFEVVRTSTIINKEFIKQNEAQIQCNRSQISIKEVVSTQPANLNFLDGLTPGMNQVDSHQPSKSNPSDGKGNVTKNDYVDDKTLNEMSLYNVQVDNAITPNISPEQSLYLDIRDYSDSDASSDDNAGWTYYNKVMTHVNGMLQESDMPSSASAMYRNVKQKCIQMQIDKANVSVAKRVTFGDDPLGLQKPQIQQVLCPSTDTSLKMKQLAAKYLANGASTSNSPSPRPGTMPDMSLATRNYMEKHRILRATNMQSDQPNMDIPKFLDITALKRQTKLL
- the LOC112050415 gene encoding uncharacterized protein LOC112050415 isoform X2, translated to MKKVRFESPVKRILPAMHESECHSPRPFIHKQVKSAPHVEYLDYRMVPYTNDPVQRFECGNSSPYPIVARTSLSSAAELEHRWAPSNELDLSMLDSALSSRMAPSTLKPHYTSNTQPMYSNAQKNPLSETTSNVLPSMENKNMPTPPNILKKNDDFFLRRDNLNGYKTSSNINKLQLDKENNPLLKKSQIVMLGQSSLPQNNVASRHSGNSSNETDNSPCRCHHCIKVCDRQQVEQPQVAIVSNQNLKRNGYNMCHCITMLPQNYPHCSCNIPQIRPLAPNCNCNIAPTAPHNAVDKKTWAIKRYEQNNKPECLDVEKPMNITLDKKEPTVADLFKIIKLQNEQLQLLQEKVDKFISSNANNGHNINPPVENYMTEQVALEAGNVEKKISIGVMTSFEVVRTSTIINKEFIKQNEAQIQCNRSQISIKEVVSTQPANLNFLDGLTPGMNQVDSHQPSKSNPSDGKGNVTKNDYVDDKTLNEMSLYNVQVDNAITPNISPEQSLYLDIRDYSDSDASSDDNAGWTYYNKVMESDMPSSASAMYRNVKQKCIQMQIDKANVSVAKRVTFGDDPLGLQKPQIQQVLCPSTDTSLKMKQLAAKYLANGASTSNSPSPRPGTMPDMSLATRNYMEKHRILRATNMQSDQPNMDIPKFLDITALKRQTKLL